TGTTGCACTAAGTCGATGACTTTTTGCCATCGCTGACTTTTCTCGGTAGCTCGCAAGTTAGCGACTGCTTGGAAACCGGTAACGGTCCACCGCTGCCCAGATAGTTTTAAACGTTGCTGTAGCACATGTCGGTGTGCTGCTTCAATAGGGCCGGAACCAATTAGTAGTCCTTCTTCTTGGAAAGTGCCGTACATCATGCGTTTCTGGTTTTTCTGATAGTACTTTATCAAGGCTACTCTGGCTTGCTCTGTGGGAATGGTCCGACTAGGGGGCAACCCCTCGATGACTTTTATGACCTGCTCTACCTGATCGGACAACAAGCAGGTTTTCTGCTGCTCAATCCAGGCTTTGGCTTGAGGCGGTTTTTTAAAGTAGTCGGTGGCAAAGTGGCCTAAATGTTCCATCGCATGGTAGAAATCTAGTATCTGTCGCTGCCCAGGATACATAGCCTCGGCCCAGTTCCATATCCAAGAGGCACCATCAGCGACAATCACCACATCGCTCAACTCATCCATATAGTACTGCATTTTCTCTTCAAACCCCCGATGCCCCCCGTAGTGGGCCACATAAAGTGATTCTTTGATCCAGTTTCGTTGAGGGCTCTCTTCCAATAAAGAGCATGCTGGAAATACCCGGCCTAGTTTGGCTTCTTTCCAGCCCTGTTCCCGAAACAAGAATTGCGCTCCGTCCACCATGACATAGTGCATGGCTGTCTGCTGTTTTGCATCAACACGGTGTGTTTCCCCCTGCTCCAGGGCCTGGATTTGTTGCTCCTCCAGCATTTGTCCGTAGTGGTGGCAGAGCCGTTCTACTTGTTTGTCACTCACTGAGATATGTAGTAACTTACCTATCGCTTCACTACTTTTATCAAAGACCTGCTGCTGGCCTATCCAGCAACTTACTTCCTGCAAATACGCACTCATTTTAAAGTGGGGGGTATGTTGAGCTAACACATGGTGTTTGGGAACGGATATTTTTCCAAAACTGGTGGCTACTTCTTTTTTTTTCTGGCATTTGCCTCCTCCCCCGTACTAGCTTGCAGAATGTCCTGCCCTAGATGGCGCATCATCTCCGAAAAACTGTGCTCATACTCGTATCCACTAGTTTGCCCTTCTTGGCTCTGCTGCCAGACTTTTATGCGTTCCATCAGTCTTGCTTGTAATACTTGATCTTTTTTCTCCATAACGGGTAGCTTTTTTCCAAATTTAAACATCTTTACAATCGTGTCCTACACCCGGTCTGATGTACTATTTTAGTATCTGATTTGTTGATCTTTTTCTGAATACTTTCAATGATAACTATCTGCTGCTTAACATCTTGCTTCAGTTTCCACTTAGACCGCTCAAAGTCCTGCAATATATTCAAAAGGTTAGAGTTCAATGCCTCGAGTTGCTTTAATAAGTCTGGTACCCGAACATCAAAGAATATTTTCTCTCTTAAACGTGATATTTTGCGATTAATAAAAATAGTGAACACCAGCGTACCAATGCTCACTATAAACCCAATAATGGTAAGATAATCAGCTAGAAGAGACAGGTCAAAATTCATCCGAATATACCTATCTAACTAAGAGCCTTCACTCCGGGGAGCTCCTTTCCTTCCATATATTCTAATAAGGCACCACCGCCGGTAGAAACGTAGGATACATCGTCGCCGTAGCCGAGAGTGTTGACTGCCGCAGCAGAATCTCCGCCACCAATGAGGGAAAACGCACCGTTTTTGGTAGCGGCTACTACTGCTTCAGCAATTCGTTTGGTGCCTTGGGCAAAATTCTCCATCTCGAATACGCCCATCGGGCCGTTCCAGAGGATAGTTTTGCTACGAGCAATTACGTCGGCAAATACTTCCTGGGCTTCCGGGCCAATATCCAGTCCCATCCAACCATCCTCAATAGCGTGGTTATTGGCTACCTTAGTGTTGGCATCGTTATCAAATTTATCGGCTACTACCGAATCAATGGGTAGATGTAAATGCACATTCTTAGCCTTGGCCTGCTGAATCAGTTCGTTGGCTAAATCCAGTTTATCTTCTTCCACCAGTGAGCTACCGATCTTGCCCCCCATTGCCTTAAAAAACGTATAGCTCATTCCCCCACCAATAATCAAGTCGTCCACTTTATCCAGCAGATTTTCGATCACTCCAATTTTATCGGAAATTTTCGCTCCACCCATAATAGCCACGTAGGGCTGCTGAGCACTTTCCAGCAGTTTCTGAGCATTGTCTAGCTCGGCTTGCATCACGTAGCCACAGGCTTTCTCACTAAAGTGCTGGGCAACTACGGTAGTAGAAGCGTGAGCACGGTGAGCGGAGCCAAAGGCATCATTTACGTATACATCGCCCAGTTTAGCCATTTGCTGAGCTAGCTCTTCATTGCCCTTAGTTTCTCCTTTATGAAAACGGGTATTTTCTAACAGCAGCACTTCTCCTGTGGGTAAGCTACTTGCTTTAGATTCAGCCTCTTCGCCTACGCAGTCGGTGGCAAAATGTACGGGTGTACCACCCAGTAAATCCGAAAGGTGATCTACCAAATGTTTCAAAGAAAACTTTTCTTCAGGCCCTTCCTTCGGGCGACCTAAGTGCGACATTAGAATTGCCGATCCACCGTCATTAAGAATTTTCTTGATGGTAGGCACCGCCGCTCGCATCCGAGTGTCATCAGTAATAGCAAACTCTTTATTGAGCGGTACATTAAAATCTACCCGGACTAATGCCTTTTTTTCCGAAAAATTAATATCATCTACAGTTTTCATATGTTAAGTTGATTGGTTCGATTGTTAAATTGCTGATTGCTAAATTGTTGATGTTGTTGATAAGCTGCAACTTTGAACTTTGGTCATTACATCCAGGCTCCCAATTACTCGCCAATCATCATCACTCATCATTCGTTACGCCCTGCTGGCTGCCCCTCGTTTCCCTTCAAAATTAAGCCTTTCCGGCCACACCTCGCAACCGAAAGTCTAAAAGTATTTTTTTAGGTGGGGATATTTCCGATAGTATATTTCCTATGATGCTATATTTTATCAATCTTTGAGTAATGGATACGATTATCCGCTACACAATCCTGCTACTTAGCCTATGGTTGCTTCCCCAGATTGCTCAGGCACAACTAATGTTGCCTGATAGTTTGGTGAAGAAAGCCCAGCGATACTCGCGCGTGAAGCAATTTGACAGTGCGGCACTCATGGCCGAACAGGCCTTAGCAAAATATACTGAACCTCGCCAACGAGCCTGGGCGTACTACGAACTAGGATACGCACAACGCCGACTGGATCAACTGGCGGTTGCCACTGATAATTTAATTAATGCCATACGAAGTACTCGCGATAGTACCCTAAGAGTGAAAGCCCACTACGAGCTAGGAAGGATTTATAGCGGTCAAGTGCAACCGGAGTCGGCCATCTATCACTACGAACGAGCTTTGTTGTTTAATCCTGACACGCTTTCTTTGGTCAAGATCTACACAGGAATAGCCGATGAGCATAACTACTATTTCGCTAACTACCTAGAAGCAGAAGACTTCTACGAAAGAGCATTACGCCACCTACAATCGCTATCGAAGGGTTCTCAAACCTCATTGTTATTACTACTATACAATCTGGCTGCCGTGCATCAGCAGCGCGATGATCTTTATGCCGCTCTGGACTACGCTCTACAGGCTACGCAGATCGCTAAGAAAACCCGAAGCATTAACCTTGAGGTGTGCTACTCGTTGCTGGGTACTATTTATCATCAGTTACAGCAGTACCCGGCCGCAATTGCAGCCTATCAAAGTGCTATTGAACAAGGAATTGAGTCGGGCGGAAAAATGAACGCTGATCTTCCCCGATATTACAATAATTTGGGTTTACTATTCTCCGCTCAGGGAAAATACGAACAGGCCATTCCCTATTTTCAACAAGCCCAGCAGATTACTGTGAACCATAACTATCCGCGTAGTGTGGCAGATCGAGCCGATAGCCATCAGTATTTAGGAGATGTGTACACCCAGCTTGGTAATTTTTCCTTGGCTCACACCTACCTTTCGGAAGCTTTATTACTAAAGCGAAGCTTTTACGGTAATACCCACCCTGAGATTGCCCGAACTTTAGAGAGGTTCTGTTCTTATTATCAGGAGCAACAGCAGTTGGACTCAGCCCTTCACTTTCAGCAGCAAGCACTTATTGCCGAAATACCAAAGTTCTCAGCCCAAGAAATACGGGTAAACCCCCATTGGGATCTACTACAGGATTACTCTCAAGTTTTTGTAGCACTTAACACCAAAGCCGAACTACTTCACCAACGCTACCAGCAAAAGAAGCAATTATCCGACCTTACGCTAGCAATTGCTACGTTTGCCAGGGCTGATTCTCTGATCCACTTGCACCGTATTTCGTACGAGTACGAAAGTTCCCAGCTTCAACTTTTAGAGAAGCAAAAATCGTCGTACGAGATGGCGGTAGCCAGTTGCTACTTGGCCTATGAAGCCACCAAAGACGAAGCCTATGCTAAGCAAGGACTTTATTTTATGGAGCGCAGTAAAGCAGTTATTTTATGGGATGTATTACGTGATGTGGCTGCTCGTAGCAACTTGGGCGTTTCAGATAGTTTACAACGAGAAGAACGCACAATTAAGGCGCAACTGACTCGGTTGGTGAATGAGATGACCGAAGAGCGGCGTCAGCCTATTCCGAACCAGGCTAAACTAGATTCATTACAAGAAAAGCGTTTTGGTTTGCACCGTCGTCAAACCCATTTGCAAGAAAAGTTAACTTCGGCTTATCCAAGCTACGTGCAACTGAAATACGCCTCACCTACCCTACCTTGGGGTCAGATTCAGCAAAAACTATCGGATCAGCAGCAAAATATTGTAGAATTTTTCTGGGGCACCCGATATGCTTACGCGCTAAAGTTTTCTCAGCGAGAAACTCAGTTCTACCGAATGCCTATCTCCGATCAATTGGTAACATCTATTCAGCGCTTACGACAACTATTGCAGCAAGGCCCCTCCCCCGACAACTATACTCAAGAAACCAAAGAATATTTAGCTCTAGCATCCTACATCTACCAAACATGCTTAGCTCCCGCTTTTTCAAATAACGAATCACCGTCTTCTCACCTCACTTTAGTGCCAGATGGCCCCCTATCTTATCTTCCTTTTGAAGCCCTACTTACTAAAGATGTACCGCTGACTAACAACCCTGATTACCGTACATTCCCGTATTTATTGAGAAAAAGCACTGTTCAGTATTCTCCGTCTTTACAGGTGTTGTTTAATAATCAGACGAAGCAATCAGCTTCTAATAGTAATGCTTTTCTTCGTTTACTAGCATTTGGTTTTACTCATCAGCTATCGCGCACCATCGCCACCGAACGAGCTGGATTGGTCGCATTGCCGGGAACATTCCGAGAAATTAAAGCGATTGAACGGCTTACATCGGCTCAGTTGTTAGCGGGAGCCGAGGCTAGTGAAACCCACTTCAAACGCCACGCCGAAAATTATCAGGTGCTGCATTTGGCGTTGCACGGTCTGGCTGACTCTGTTAATGCCAATAATAATATTTTATTCTTCCCGGCTACCTCAGACTCTATTAATGATGGCGAGCTTCACTCCTTTGAACTGTATGACTTACAGCTAACCGATACTAAGCTAGCCGTTCTTAGTGCTTGTGAAACCGGCACCGGACGTTGGGAAGAGGGCGAGGGAGTGTATAGTATGGGCCGAGGGTTTGCTTACGCCGGATGCCCCTCGGTAGTTATGAGTTTATGGAAGGTAAATGATGCATTCACCGCCCGAATTATGCCAACATTTTACCGCTCACTGTTCAAGGGTACCCGGATAGATCAGTCTTTGCGTAGCGCGAAACTACGATTTATTGAGCGAGCCAATAAGTATCAGGCTCACCCTAGCTATTGGGCTGCTTTTG
This region of Tunicatimonas pelagia genomic DNA includes:
- a CDS encoding phosphoglycerate kinase; translation: MKTVDDINFSEKKALVRVDFNVPLNKEFAITDDTRMRAAVPTIKKILNDGGSAILMSHLGRPKEGPEEKFSLKHLVDHLSDLLGGTPVHFATDCVGEEAESKASSLPTGEVLLLENTRFHKGETKGNEELAQQMAKLGDVYVNDAFGSAHRAHASTTVVAQHFSEKACGYVMQAELDNAQKLLESAQQPYVAIMGGAKISDKIGVIENLLDKVDDLIIGGGMSYTFFKAMGGKIGSSLVEEDKLDLANELIQQAKAKNVHLHLPIDSVVADKFDNDANTKVANNHAIEDGWMGLDIGPEAQEVFADVIARSKTILWNGPMGVFEMENFAQGTKRIAEAVVAATKNGAFSLIGGGDSAAAVNTLGYGDDVSYVSTGGGALLEYMEGKELPGVKALS
- a CDS encoding CHAT domain-containing tetratricopeptide repeat protein; amino-acid sequence: MDTIIRYTILLLSLWLLPQIAQAQLMLPDSLVKKAQRYSRVKQFDSAALMAEQALAKYTEPRQRAWAYYELGYAQRRLDQLAVATDNLINAIRSTRDSTLRVKAHYELGRIYSGQVQPESAIYHYERALLFNPDTLSLVKIYTGIADEHNYYFANYLEAEDFYERALRHLQSLSKGSQTSLLLLLYNLAAVHQQRDDLYAALDYALQATQIAKKTRSINLEVCYSLLGTIYHQLQQYPAAIAAYQSAIEQGIESGGKMNADLPRYYNNLGLLFSAQGKYEQAIPYFQQAQQITVNHNYPRSVADRADSHQYLGDVYTQLGNFSLAHTYLSEALLLKRSFYGNTHPEIARTLERFCSYYQEQQQLDSALHFQQQALIAEIPKFSAQEIRVNPHWDLLQDYSQVFVALNTKAELLHQRYQQKKQLSDLTLAIATFARADSLIHLHRISYEYESSQLQLLEKQKSSYEMAVASCYLAYEATKDEAYAKQGLYFMERSKAVILWDVLRDVAARSNLGVSDSLQREERTIKAQLTRLVNEMTEERRQPIPNQAKLDSLQEKRFGLHRRQTHLQEKLTSAYPSYVQLKYASPTLPWGQIQQKLSDQQQNIVEFFWGTRYAYALKFSQRETQFYRMPISDQLVTSIQRLRQLLQQGPSPDNYTQETKEYLALASYIYQTCLAPAFSNNESPSSHLTLVPDGPLSYLPFEALLTKDVPLTNNPDYRTFPYLLRKSTVQYSPSLQVLFNNQTKQSASNSNAFLRLLAFGFTHQLSRTIATERAGLVALPGTFREIKAIERLTSAQLLAGAEASETHFKRHAENYQVLHLALHGLADSVNANNNILFFPATSDSINDGELHSFELYDLQLTDTKLAVLSACETGTGRWEEGEGVYSMGRGFAYAGCPSVVMSLWKVNDAFTARIMPTFYRSLFKGTRIDQSLRSAKLRFIERANKYQAHPSYWAAFVLQGKLAPIVHYQNTYLAGLLTLFIGLGYFLVGFTRKKKPAL